In the genome of Olsenella profusa DSM 13989, one region contains:
- a CDS encoding IMP dehydrogenase, which yields MAHFFEGESHTFSEYLLVPGYSSHENVPQGVSLKTPLVKFRRGEHSALTMNIPLTSAVMQAVSGPRLAIALAQEGGISFIYQSQAPEQEAKMVREVKSYKAGFVVSDSTLTPSMTLADVLELRNRTGHSTMPVTEDGSAHGLFCGIVTSRDYRVSRDDPSKRVCEFMTPAQQCITAQEGTTLKAANDIIWDHKLNQLPIVDGEGRLVSLVFRKDYDSHKSLPNELLDEHKSYIVGAGINTRDYAERVPLLVEAGADVLCIDSSEGFSEWEKLTLDWIREHYGNTVKVGAGNIVDAEGFRYLAEAGADFVKVGIGGGSICITREQKGIGRGQASALIDVCRARDEYFEEAGVYVPVCSDGGIVYDYHMMLALAMGADFLMLGRYFARFDESPTRRLNVNGSYVKEYWGEGSARARNWARYDLGGDKRLSFVEGVDSYVPYAGPLKENVEGSLTKVRSTMCNCGALDLCELREKAKITLVSATSLVEGGAHDVILKESDSSTNFRS from the coding sequence ATGGCACATTTCTTCGAGGGAGAGTCCCACACCTTTTCCGAGTATCTGTTGGTGCCGGGCTATTCCTCACATGAGAACGTGCCTCAGGGCGTCTCGCTCAAGACGCCGCTCGTCAAGTTCAGGCGTGGCGAGCACTCTGCCCTCACCATGAACATCCCTCTGACATCCGCCGTCATGCAGGCGGTCTCCGGTCCGCGCCTTGCCATCGCACTTGCGCAGGAGGGCGGCATCTCCTTCATCTACCAGTCCCAGGCCCCCGAACAGGAGGCCAAGATGGTGCGCGAGGTCAAGTCGTACAAGGCGGGCTTCGTGGTCTCCGACTCCACCCTGACGCCGAGCATGACCCTGGCCGACGTGCTCGAGCTGCGCAACCGCACGGGCCATTCCACGATGCCCGTCACGGAGGACGGCAGTGCGCATGGCCTGTTCTGCGGCATCGTCACGAGTCGTGACTATCGCGTCTCCCGCGACGACCCCAGCAAGAGGGTCTGCGAGTTCATGACCCCTGCCCAGCAGTGCATCACGGCGCAGGAGGGCACCACCCTCAAGGCCGCCAACGACATCATCTGGGACCACAAGCTCAACCAGCTGCCCATCGTCGATGGGGAAGGCAGGCTCGTGTCACTCGTGTTCCGCAAGGACTACGACTCGCACAAGAGCCTGCCGAACGAGCTGCTCGACGAGCACAAGAGCTACATCGTCGGCGCGGGCATCAACACGCGCGACTATGCCGAGCGCGTGCCCCTGCTCGTCGAGGCTGGTGCGGACGTGCTCTGCATCGACTCCTCCGAGGGCTTCAGCGAATGGGAGAAGCTCACGCTCGACTGGATTCGTGAGCACTATGGCAATACCGTCAAGGTGGGCGCGGGCAACATCGTGGATGCCGAGGGCTTCCGCTACCTGGCGGAGGCGGGTGCCGACTTCGTGAAGGTGGGCATCGGCGGTGGTTCCATCTGCATCACGCGCGAGCAGAAGGGCATCGGCCGCGGTCAGGCCTCGGCGCTCATCGACGTGTGCCGTGCTCGCGACGAGTACTTCGAGGAGGCGGGCGTCTACGTGCCCGTGTGCTCCGATGGCGGCATCGTGTACGACTACCACATGATGCTCGCCTTGGCCATGGGTGCCGACTTCCTCATGCTGGGCCGCTACTTCGCCCGCTTCGACGAGAGCCCGACGCGCCGCCTCAACGTCAATGGCTCCTACGTGAAGGAGTACTGGGGCGAGGGCTCGGCGCGCGCGCGCAACTGGGCCCGCTACGACCTCGGCGGTGACAAGAGGCTCTCCTTCGTGGAGGGCGTGGACTCCTACGTGCCCTACGCCGGCCCACTCAAGGAGAACGTGGAGGGGTCACTCACCAAGGTGCGCTCCACGATGTGCAACTGCGGCGCGCTTGACCTCTGCGAGCTGCGTGAGAAGGCCAAGATCACGCTCGTCTCCGCCACCTCGCTCGTGGAGGGTGGCGCGCACGACGTCATCCTCAAGGAATCCGACTCCAGCACCAACTTCAGGTCGTAG
- the ileS gene encoding isoleucine--tRNA ligase, which yields MANRYKDTTNLPRTKFPMRANLAANEPKRLAQWEENHVYEQMLAKNEGHEKFVLHDGPPYANGPIHLGHAQNKISKDIINRYWSMRGFQTPYVPGWDCHGQPIEHKVEEDLGTERFNQLPTVKIREICNRVAVEQVDTQRSGFKRLGVLGEWDNPYLTYTHDYDATDIEIFKAIFDRGAIYRGRKPVHWCSHCHTALSEAEIEYADEVSPAIFVRFEMATVPEGLEAFKGRLWVDIWTTTPWTLPADDAVILHPEADYVAVVVDGRAEIMAEALVETCCAKFGYERYELARDASGAIWRTSGAELAHNRYRQPIFGDAGETGEFIYADYVTLDDGTGIVHSAPGHGVDDYIAGMRFDIPVIMPVDDDGRFYRGEGIGTGGPWGGMEVSEANPEIIEWLRERGTLILYEDITHSYPHCWRCKNPVIFRATNQWFVSMDRTGLRRQALEALAHVDFYPAHAIKRIGSMVEQRPDWCISRQRNWGVPIPAYTCQDCGETVMSDETLDKVIELFRQKGSDAWFTDDPASYLGDACVCPSCGSHNLKANGDILDVWWDSGVSHTAVCRHRDYLKFPADMYLEGSDQHRGWFMSALMTSVGAYGVAPYRSVVSQGFTLDGKGRKMSKSLGNVIDPNEVCAERGADILRLWVASVDTSTDVPCDEDILAHVGDAYRKIRNTFRFLLGELEGEFDLATDGLPAGELEPLDRLAVARMSQVHDEVSRAYEGYRFNVVYRTLYDYIITELSNDYLNATKDRAYCEGKGSTARRSVQTAWSYILKMLVHDFQPILAYTCDEVMAYLPQSLRDGQTHAALLDWFEAPLAPEGYEPLLATYRALDEARSAFTKAYDAALANGVVTEKTTQATHAELTLPHGAFALLTGGGAPDLAEAFVCSDVYAHEGDELACEVLPAEGGKCPRCWNWRKLGADGLCARCHDVVESL from the coding sequence GTGGCGAACAGGTATAAGGATACGACGAATCTCCCCAGGACGAAGTTCCCCATGCGGGCGAACCTTGCGGCCAACGAGCCCAAGCGCCTCGCCCAGTGGGAGGAGAACCACGTCTACGAGCAGATGCTCGCCAAGAACGAGGGGCACGAGAAGTTCGTGCTGCACGACGGCCCCCCGTACGCCAATGGCCCCATCCATCTGGGGCATGCTCAGAACAAGATCTCCAAGGACATCATCAACCGCTACTGGTCCATGCGTGGCTTCCAGACGCCCTACGTGCCCGGCTGGGACTGCCATGGCCAGCCCATCGAGCACAAGGTGGAGGAGGATCTGGGCACCGAGAGGTTCAATCAGCTCCCCACCGTCAAGATTCGCGAGATCTGCAACAGGGTGGCCGTCGAGCAGGTGGACACGCAGCGCTCGGGCTTCAAGCGCCTGGGCGTGCTGGGCGAGTGGGACAATCCCTACCTCACCTACACGCACGACTACGACGCCACCGACATCGAGATCTTCAAGGCCATCTTCGACAGGGGCGCCATCTACCGCGGTCGCAAGCCCGTGCACTGGTGCAGCCACTGCCATACGGCGCTCTCCGAGGCGGAGATCGAGTACGCCGACGAGGTCAGCCCCGCCATCTTCGTCCGCTTCGAGATGGCCACCGTACCCGAGGGCCTCGAGGCCTTCAAGGGTAGGCTCTGGGTGGACATCTGGACCACCACGCCGTGGACCCTGCCCGCCGACGATGCCGTCATCCTGCATCCCGAGGCGGACTATGTGGCCGTCGTCGTCGACGGCCGTGCGGAGATCATGGCCGAGGCGCTTGTGGAGACGTGCTGTGCCAAGTTTGGCTACGAGCGCTACGAGCTGGCCCGAGACGCCAGCGGTGCCATCTGGCGCACGAGCGGCGCCGAGCTGGCGCACAATCGCTACCGGCAGCCCATCTTCGGCGATGCGGGCGAGACGGGCGAGTTCATCTATGCGGACTACGTCACGCTCGACGATGGCACCGGCATCGTGCACAGCGCCCCTGGCCACGGCGTGGATGACTACATCGCCGGCATGAGGTTCGACATCCCCGTGATCATGCCCGTGGACGATGACGGCCGCTTCTACCGGGGCGAGGGCATCGGCACAGGTGGTCCCTGGGGTGGCATGGAGGTCAGCGAGGCCAACCCCGAGATCATCGAGTGGCTCCGGGAGCGCGGCACGCTCATCCTGTACGAGGACATCACGCACAGCTATCCGCACTGCTGGCGGTGCAAGAACCCCGTCATCTTCCGCGCCACGAACCAGTGGTTCGTCTCCATGGACAGGACGGGGCTCAGGCGGCAGGCGCTCGAGGCCCTCGCGCACGTGGACTTCTATCCCGCCCACGCCATCAAGCGCATCGGCTCCATGGTCGAGCAGCGCCCTGACTGGTGCATCTCGCGCCAGCGCAACTGGGGCGTGCCCATCCCGGCCTACACCTGCCAGGACTGCGGTGAGACGGTCATGAGCGACGAGACGCTCGACAAGGTCATCGAGCTCTTCCGGCAGAAGGGTTCCGATGCGTGGTTCACGGACGATCCCGCCAGCTACCTGGGCGACGCCTGTGTGTGCCCCTCCTGCGGCAGCCACAACCTCAAGGCCAACGGTGACATCCTGGACGTGTGGTGGGACTCCGGCGTCTCACATACCGCCGTGTGCAGGCATCGCGACTACCTCAAGTTCCCAGCTGACATGTACCTTGAGGGGTCCGACCAGCACCGCGGCTGGTTCATGAGCGCCCTCATGACGTCCGTGGGCGCCTATGGCGTCGCCCCCTACAGGTCCGTGGTGTCCCAGGGCTTCACGCTCGACGGCAAGGGTCGCAAGATGTCCAAGTCGCTCGGCAACGTCATCGATCCCAACGAGGTCTGTGCCGAACGCGGTGCCGACATCCTGCGCCTGTGGGTGGCCTCGGTGGACACCTCCACTGACGTCCCCTGTGACGAGGACATCCTCGCCCATGTGGGCGATGCCTATCGCAAGATCCGCAACACCTTCCGCTTCCTCTTGGGTGAACTGGAGGGCGAGTTCGACCTCGCCACCGATGGCCTGCCCGCAGGCGAGCTCGAGCCACTCGACCGGCTGGCCGTGGCCCGCATGAGCCAGGTGCACGACGAGGTGAGCCGTGCCTATGAGGGTTACCGCTTCAACGTGGTGTACCGCACGCTGTACGACTACATCATCACCGAGCTCTCCAACGACTACCTCAATGCCACCAAGGACCGTGCCTACTGCGAGGGCAAGGGCTCCACGGCGCGCAGGAGCGTGCAGACCGCCTGGTCTTACATCCTCAAGATGCTGGTGCACGACTTCCAGCCCATCTTGGCCTACACCTGCGACGAGGTCATGGCCTACCTGCCACAGTCCCTGCGAGACGGCCAGACCCATGCGGCCCTGCTCGACTGGTTCGAGGCACCCTTGGCTCCCGAGGGATACGAGCCGCTTCTGGCTACCTACAGGGCGCTTGACGAGGCGCGCTCCGCCTTCACCAAGGCCTACGATGCGGCCCTCGCGAACGGTGTGGTCACGGAGAAGACCACCCAGGCGACGCACGCGGAGCTGACGCTGCCGCATGGGGCGTTTGCGCTGCTGACCGGCGGGGGGGCGCCCGACCTGGCGGAGGCCTTCGTGTGTTCCGACGTCTACGCGCACGAGGGCGACGAGCTTGCCTGTGAGGTGCTGCCCGCCGAGGGCGGCAAGTGCCCACGCTGCTGGAACTGGCGCAAGCTGGGCGCAGATGGCCTGTGTGCGCGCTGCCACGATGTGGTGGAGAGCCTGTAG
- the ftsH gene encoding ATP-dependent zinc metalloprotease FtsH encodes MEMDNRKKHQSMIMYVIIAIVTLIALRAYAYPSIMATQIKDVSYSQLVDDINNNKVKQVHLDTSNSQLTYTTGEGADSQEFRTTAWPNDTDLVRRLEAHNVEMNAEIPDQSSNLWLYLLINLLPLILIFGGGWLLNRRLKKAMGDDTPSMNFGGGLGFGSGGLGRSGAKEVKGEETGITFSDVAGQDEAKESLEEIVSFLEHPDKYNAIGARCPRGALLVGPPGTGKTLMAKAVAGEAKVPFFSISGSEFVEMFVGRGAAKVRDLFKQAKEKAPCIVFIDEIDTVGKRRDTGLNTNDEREQTLNQLLAEMDGFDNHKGIVVLAATNRPDSLDPALLRPGRFDRRIPVELPDLAGREAILKLHANDVRMEPGVDFGVVARQTPGASGADLANMINEAALRAVRMGRACVTQTDIEESVDVVIAGEKKKSTVLSEHEKEVVAYHETGHAIVAAVQDGHMPVSKITIVPRTSGALGFTMQTEESERYLTTREEYKQQIAVLCGGRAAEELIFGQITSGAANDIEKATKIAHAMVTQLGMSEKYGMMALGEQRNRYLGGDTELTCSEGTARDVDEEVKALVEEGHETALRTLRDNRFKLHEIAHYLQKKETITGEEFMRILKRDDGFAPVIPAPAT; translated from the coding sequence ATGGAGATGGATAACCGCAAGAAGCACCAATCGATGATCATGTACGTCATCATTGCCATCGTCACTCTCATCGCCCTGCGTGCCTATGCCTACCCAAGCATCATGGCAACGCAGATCAAGGACGTGAGCTACAGCCAGCTGGTGGACGACATCAACAACAACAAGGTCAAGCAGGTGCACCTGGACACCAGCAACAGCCAGCTCACCTACACCACGGGAGAGGGGGCGGATTCGCAGGAGTTCCGCACCACCGCCTGGCCCAACGATACCGACCTGGTGAGGAGGCTCGAGGCCCACAACGTCGAGATGAACGCCGAGATTCCCGATCAGAGCTCCAACCTGTGGCTCTACCTGCTCATCAACCTCCTGCCCCTCATCCTCATCTTCGGTGGCGGCTGGCTGCTCAATCGCAGGCTCAAGAAGGCCATGGGCGATGACACCCCCTCCATGAACTTTGGGGGTGGCCTGGGCTTCGGCTCGGGCGGCCTGGGACGCTCCGGCGCCAAGGAGGTCAAGGGCGAGGAGACCGGCATCACGTTCAGTGATGTGGCGGGCCAGGATGAGGCCAAGGAGTCGCTCGAGGAGATCGTGAGCTTCCTCGAGCATCCCGACAAGTACAATGCCATCGGCGCCCGCTGTCCCAGGGGAGCCCTGCTCGTAGGTCCCCCGGGCACGGGCAAGACCCTCATGGCCAAGGCCGTCGCCGGCGAGGCCAAGGTCCCCTTCTTCTCCATCTCGGGCTCCGAGTTCGTGGAGATGTTCGTGGGCCGTGGTGCCGCCAAGGTGCGCGACCTCTTCAAGCAGGCCAAGGAGAAGGCCCCCTGCATCGTGTTCATCGACGAGATAGACACCGTCGGCAAGAGGCGCGACACGGGCCTCAACACCAACGACGAGCGCGAGCAGACCTTAAACCAGCTGCTCGCCGAGATGGACGGCTTTGACAACCACAAGGGCATCGTGGTTTTGGCCGCCACGAACCGGCCCGACTCCCTCGACCCGGCACTCCTGCGTCCCGGCCGCTTCGACCGTCGCATCCCCGTGGAGCTTCCCGACCTCGCAGGTCGTGAGGCCATTCTCAAGCTGCACGCGAACGATGTGAGGATGGAGCCCGGCGTGGACTTTGGCGTCGTCGCCCGCCAGACCCCTGGTGCCTCAGGCGCCGACCTCGCCAACATGATAAACGAGGCGGCCCTACGCGCCGTGCGCATGGGGCGTGCCTGTGTGACCCAAACGGACATCGAGGAGTCCGTGGATGTGGTCATCGCCGGCGAAAAGAAGAAGTCCACCGTGCTCTCCGAGCACGAGAAGGAGGTCGTGGCCTACCACGAGACCGGCCACGCCATCGTCGCCGCCGTGCAGGACGGCCACATGCCCGTCTCCAAGATCACGATCGTGCCGCGTACCTCGGGAGCCTTGGGCTTCACCATGCAGACCGAGGAGAGCGAGCGCTACCTCACCACGCGCGAGGAGTACAAGCAGCAGATTGCGGTGCTCTGCGGCGGACGGGCGGCAGAGGAGCTCATATTCGGCCAGATAACCTCCGGCGCCGCCAACGACATCGAGAAGGCGACCAAGATCGCCCATGCCATGGTCACCCAGCTGGGCATGTCCGAGAAGTACGGCATGATGGCGCTGGGCGAGCAGCGCAACCGCTACCTGGGCGGCGACACCGAGCTCACCTGCTCCGAGGGCACCGCGCGCGATGTGGACGAGGAAGTCAAGGCGCTTGTGGAGGAGGGCCATGAGACGGCCCTCAGGACGCTGCGCGACAACCGCTTCAAGCTGCACGAGATCGCCCACTACCTCCAGAAGAAGGAGACCATAACGGGCGAGGAGTTCATGCGCATCCTCAAGCGCGACGATGGATTTGCGCCCGTCATCCCCGCACCCGCCACCTAG
- a CDS encoding glycosyltransferase family 2 protein has protein sequence MDLQRLGITPIVIFNGIVWLFFTLAYFYQLVYIIRVSVRGTVVLPKAKRDHSYAFVIAAHNEEPVIGNLVRSILTQKYDGLADCFVVADACTDATAEEARKAGAITWERNDLARKGKSWVLDYAFDRILNEYGDRYEAFFVMDADNIIAPNYVEIMNRAFDAGYLVCTSYRNSKNFDSSWISSAYATWFLREAKFLNNARMMLGTSCAISGSGWLVSASIIRGMHGWRFHTLTEDIQFSTFCCSHGIQIGYAPAEFFDEQPVTFKASWTQRMRWTKGFYQVFFSYNHNLLHGIRKGSFSSYDMLMTVAPGMILTLLSFFVNAAYLIIGSLSHGFIATNAELAMCIGSLLMTFGSIYVVFLILAVITTVSERKHIHAKRRWRIVTNLFTFPIFMMTYIPITVAALFKKVEWVPTKHDIAVNFDDVMSEDV, from the coding sequence GTGGACTTGCAAAGGCTCGGCATCACACCCATCGTCATCTTCAATGGCATCGTGTGGCTCTTCTTCACCCTGGCCTACTTCTACCAGCTCGTCTACATCATCCGCGTGTCGGTGCGCGGTACGGTCGTGCTGCCCAAGGCGAAGAGGGATCACAGCTATGCCTTCGTGATCGCCGCGCACAACGAGGAGCCCGTCATTGGCAACCTCGTTCGTTCCATTCTCACGCAAAAGTACGACGGCCTCGCCGACTGCTTCGTGGTGGCGGATGCCTGCACCGACGCAACGGCCGAGGAGGCACGCAAGGCGGGGGCCATCACCTGGGAACGCAACGACCTCGCCCGCAAGGGCAAGAGCTGGGTCTTGGACTATGCCTTCGACCGTATCCTCAACGAGTACGGCGACCGCTACGAGGCGTTCTTCGTCATGGACGCTGACAACATCATCGCGCCCAACTACGTGGAGATCATGAACCGGGCCTTCGATGCCGGCTATCTGGTGTGCACGAGCTACCGCAACTCCAAGAACTTCGACTCCAGCTGGATCAGCTCCGCCTATGCGACATGGTTCCTGCGCGAGGCCAAGTTCCTCAACAACGCCCGCATGATGCTTGGTACGAGCTGTGCCATCTCCGGCTCGGGATGGCTCGTGTCGGCGAGCATCATCCGCGGCATGCACGGATGGCGATTCCATACCCTCACGGAGGACATCCAGTTCTCCACGTTCTGCTGCTCGCACGGCATCCAGATCGGCTACGCCCCGGCGGAGTTCTTCGACGAGCAGCCCGTCACCTTCAAGGCGTCCTGGACGCAGCGCATGCGCTGGACCAAGGGTTTCTACCAGGTGTTCTTCTCATACAACCACAATCTGCTCCACGGCATCCGCAAGGGGAGCTTCTCCTCGTACGACATGCTCATGACGGTGGCGCCCGGCATGATCCTCACGCTGCTCTCGTTCTTCGTCAACGCCGCCTACCTCATCATCGGCTCGCTCAGCCATGGCTTCATCGCCACCAATGCCGAGCTCGCCATGTGCATCGGGTCGCTGCTCATGACGTTTGGCTCCATATACGTCGTGTTCCTCATCCTGGCGGTCATCACCACCGTGAGCGAGCGGAAGCACATCCACGCCAAGAGGCGCTGGCGCATCGTCACCAACCTCTTCACGTTCCCGATCTTCATGATGACCTACATCCCCATCACGGTCGCGGCCCTGTTCAAGAAGGTCGAGTGGGTGCCCACGAAGCATGACATCGCCGTCAACTTCGATGACGTCATGAGCGAGGACGTCTGA
- the lspA gene encoding signal peptidase II yields MRMRGFGLAAVLAVALDQLSKAWVRDNLPLGRHTGLIPHLLGLVHVRNTGAAFSMGEGAGLVFVAVALVVTIICTVIVWRRWLPLTLVVPLGCIVGGGIGNMIDRLGQGFVTDFLSLDFVSFPIFNVADCFVTVGIVVAFVVWLMWDARHQLKGAPTRRGTAS; encoded by the coding sequence ATGCGCATGCGTGGCTTCGGGCTCGCTGCCGTCCTGGCGGTGGCGCTCGACCAGCTCTCAAAGGCCTGGGTGCGCGACAACCTGCCGCTCGGACGTCACACGGGCCTCATACCGCATCTGCTTGGCCTCGTCCACGTGCGCAACACCGGGGCGGCCTTCAGCATGGGGGAGGGCGCCGGCCTGGTGTTCGTGGCGGTGGCGCTGGTGGTCACTATCATCTGTACCGTCATCGTGTGGCGCCGCTGGCTGCCGCTCACGCTCGTCGTGCCCTTGGGCTGCATCGTGGGCGGGGGCATCGGCAACATGATCGACCGCCTCGGCCAGGGGTTCGTGACGGACTTCCTGTCCCTCGACTTCGTCAGCTTTCCCATCTTCAATGTGGCCGACTGCTTCGTGACCGTGGGCATCGTCGTGGCCTTCGTTGTCTGGCTCATGTGGGATGCCCGCCATCAGCTCAAGGGGGCGCCCACCCGGAGGGGCACGGCATCGTGA
- a CDS encoding RluA family pseudouridine synthase yields the protein MVTRILELLVGPEGEGSRLDAFLAVQEGMPSRSACARLVEAGAVTINGTDATSKSERVVLGDRIRASIEEPEPAAPGALVPNHAIPLDIRYEDDRLIVLSKQAGLVCHPSPGHVDDTLANALVAHCGYDHLGTLQGDDRPGIVHRLDRDTSGLMVAAKDDEMQRALQDLIRLRVLDRRYVVLVHGYVAPDQGTITTGIARSPRDRLRMTVSDDPLAREAITTFTTLERFEAGRYDEGYSLLECHLYTGRTHQIRVHMRHIGHQVVGDQPYGRGDARRNRGLVRQFLHSWRIAFDHPATGEPIVRADVLPPDLLDILKGLGDSSMGRTEAGVRICPQLGVDGPTA from the coding sequence ATCGTGACGCGTATCCTTGAGCTTCTTGTGGGACCCGAGGGGGAGGGGTCGCGCCTCGACGCCTTCCTTGCCGTCCAGGAGGGCATGCCCTCGCGCTCTGCCTGTGCCCGGCTGGTGGAGGCGGGTGCCGTCACCATCAACGGCACGGACGCCACGTCAAAGTCCGAGCGCGTCGTTCTCGGCGATCGCATACGTGCGAGCATCGAGGAGCCAGAGCCTGCGGCACCTGGCGCCCTCGTCCCCAACCATGCGATCCCCCTGGACATCCGCTATGAGGACGATCGCCTCATCGTGCTTTCCAAGCAGGCGGGGCTCGTGTGCCATCCCAGCCCCGGCCATGTGGATGACACGCTGGCCAACGCCCTCGTCGCGCACTGTGGCTACGACCATCTGGGCACCCTCCAGGGAGACGACCGACCGGGCATCGTGCATCGGCTCGACCGGGACACCTCGGGCCTCATGGTGGCAGCCAAGGACGACGAGATGCAGCGCGCGCTGCAGGACCTCATCCGCCTGCGCGTGCTCGACCGGCGCTACGTGGTGCTGGTGCATGGCTATGTGGCACCGGACCAGGGGACCATCACCACGGGCATCGCCCGCTCCCCGCGCGACCGCCTGCGCATGACCGTCTCCGACGACCCCTTGGCGCGCGAGGCCATCACCACGTTCACCACGCTGGAGCGCTTTGAGGCGGGCCGCTATGATGAGGGGTACAGCCTGCTCGAATGCCACCTCTACACCGGACGCACGCACCAGATTCGCGTGCACATGCGCCACATCGGCCACCAGGTGGTGGGCGACCAGCCCTATGGGCGCGGGGACGCCCGGCGCAACCGTGGGCTCGTCCGACAGTTCCTGCACTCGTGGCGCATCGCCTTCGACCATCCCGCCACCGGCGAGCCGATCGTGCGGGCTGACGTGCTCCCCCCTGACCTACTCGATATACTGAAGGGGCTTGGAGACAGCTCCATGGGACGTACCGAGGCGGGCGTACGCATCTGTCCACAGCTTGGCGTCGATGGCCCCACGGCGTAG
- a CDS encoding toxic anion resistance protein: MADGMQDLGMEAPEPQLEFGDLAPQAPEPSPITEPAPTDAAATLTPQEREQVSAFVEKIDVSDTAGVLAYGVGSQRKVSEFSERALSGVRGRDLGEVGDDVTSLIVTLKNFSPDQEEAKGIRSLFRKAKGSLDALKARYSEVEKNVRAIAEVLEGHQRTLIKDIALLDQLYALNEAYFKELTMYVVAGKEKLEQVRTGELAALQAKARESGLAEDAQAARDLAQKCDRFEKRIFDLELTRQVALQTAPQIRLVQSSDAVMAEKIQSTVVNTIPLWKNQMVIALGIEHATQAARAQREVADMTNQLLKRNADQLKVATVESAREAERGVVDIETLRHTNEQLISTLDEVARVQSEGRERRRQAEAELTKIEGELKAKLLEASQAS; the protein is encoded by the coding sequence ATGGCAGACGGCATGCAGGACCTTGGGATGGAAGCGCCCGAACCACAGCTCGAGTTTGGGGATCTTGCCCCCCAGGCACCCGAGCCCTCCCCCATCACCGAGCCCGCCCCCACCGACGCGGCTGCGACGCTCACGCCCCAGGAGCGCGAGCAGGTCTCCGCCTTCGTCGAGAAGATCGACGTGAGCGACACCGCGGGCGTCCTCGCCTACGGCGTGGGGTCGCAGCGCAAGGTCTCCGAGTTCTCCGAGCGCGCCCTCTCCGGAGTACGGGGACGCGACCTCGGCGAGGTGGGCGACGACGTCACCTCCCTCATCGTCACGCTCAAGAACTTCAGTCCCGACCAGGAGGAGGCCAAGGGCATCCGCAGCCTCTTCCGCAAGGCCAAGGGCAGCCTGGACGCGCTCAAGGCCCGCTACAGCGAGGTGGAGAAGAACGTGCGCGCCATCGCCGAGGTTCTCGAGGGGCACCAACGCACCCTCATCAAGGACATAGCCCTGCTCGACCAGCTCTACGCCCTCAACGAGGCCTACTTCAAGGAGCTCACCATGTATGTGGTGGCCGGCAAGGAGAAGCTGGAGCAGGTGCGCACGGGCGAGCTTGCCGCCCTGCAGGCCAAGGCCCGGGAGTCGGGGCTCGCCGAGGACGCACAGGCCGCCCGCGATCTCGCCCAGAAGTGCGACCGCTTCGAGAAGCGCATCTTCGACCTGGAGCTCACCCGCCAGGTGGCCCTGCAGACGGCCCCGCAGATTCGCCTGGTCCAGAGCTCAGACGCCGTGATGGCCGAGAAGATCCAGTCCACCGTGGTCAACACCATCCCGCTCTGGAAGAACCAGATGGTCATCGCCCTGGGCATCGAGCATGCGACGCAAGCGGCCCGCGCGCAGCGCGAGGTGGCGGACATGACCAACCAGCTCCTCAAGAGGAACGCCGACCAGCTCAAGGTGGCGACAGTGGAGTCTGCCCGCGAGGCCGAGCGCGGCGTGGTGGACATCGAGACGCTCCGCCACACCAACGAGCAGCTCATCTCCACGCTCGACGAGGTCGCACGCGTGCAGTCCGAGGGCCGCGAGAGGCGTCGCCAGGCCGAGGCCGAGCTCACCAAGATCGAGGGCGAGCTCAAGGCGAAGCTGCTGGAGGCGTCGCAAGCCTCCTAG